The Setaria viridis chromosome 6, Setaria_viridis_v4.0, whole genome shotgun sequence genome includes the window CTTGGAGCGAGACCTCTACCACGCTCCTCCCCATCATCATAGACATGTTCATCTTCAGACTTCAGTATCAAATTATGTGAAGGATGACGTGCTTGACTCTTTTTGGACAGAGAATAATTGTTCCTGTGTATTCACTTCTTATTGTGTTGGAGTAATGCCCAACAATGTCAAATCACAAAAGACCAGTGCTTTGACTCATTTTGCGACTACAGTTCCTGGGTGTAGTTAATATGTCAGAAGGTTGCAAGATGCTATAACCAAGGAAGATAGCAAGATGTCAAATTGAACAATCCATAATACTTAGAGGCGTATTGTGGATTGTTCAATTTGACATAGCATGGTTCATTGCAATCAAATTGTAATTCATCAAACACTATGTAGATCAAATGAACGCAATCTCATCATGTCTGGAGTTCACAAACATATATATATGACTGGTTTTCTTGCTTCTTTGTATGGTGGCAATGTTGTACAGCTTCAAGAAAGTGTCTTTTCATCCCCGGTTCTGCTCCAATCATGTAGGCTTCGGTTGATGCCACGAAGATTGTGCTCTCGTGAATGGTACTTGTTCTCATTTATGTCGGGCTCACCATGTAGTCTACATGGTTTATTGCGTCTCTTTCCATTGATTATTTGCCAACCAGACGCCTATCATGAGAAACTTGAGCTAATCTACTAGTATGTGTTAATTATAAGTCGATTTCTTACATTTTCCCATCAACTTAAGCTTTTGGGGTTGAATTGGTCGGTGCAGGTAACTTGATATAGTGTTAGGGCTAAATGACTCAAGTTTGAATGCTAACAGAtgcaataaaaataaaattaattagaTCTTACTTCAATTTTTTCATGTTTGAGACCTAAATAAGCCTGAAAAGAGAGTAGCTAACTGGCTATCTTATTACTCCTATTTTCATGTTTGATAAATTGCTCGTTGTATTATCCTCAATGGTCAATATTTAGGAGCCAGGACAACACCATTATTCCTTCGACCTTATAGTTGGACCTCAAATCCTAATataaaattcttcctcaaattCCCACAGCAACGTACACACGAGAATTCACCTCATTAATTATAAAAACATCGGCTGATACGAACAAATAAAAATTACACTTGCACTAGAAGTCTAGCTAGAACACATACAAATGTCACTGCACACACAACAATGACAAACAGAAAAACACCAAGAGCACCTAACAGAATAACACACTCTCGCCAACTCCTTACGCTCTACATTAGCTTAGGATAGAGGATCACCGAAGAAAACATCCAGGGTGGATATTACCCTACAACTAGCTGTTGGGACTTGGGACCTCGCGCCTTGTCCGAAAAGTGGAGAACAACCACTATAAGGATTGAAAGAACCTCCTAAGGTATCGATGCATCTGTCATGACGTCTTCTTCCATTTCATCAGTTGGAACCAGCTGAGGTGTCCCAACCTCTCCTACCCCTAAGCAGTTTTATTTATCCATCATAGAAGGGGCCTCTTTCACGGGAGACAAAAGAGGTTTCTCCCATGGCTGAAGAATTTGATCTGTGTCATATGATGAAACGCTGATTCCAAAACCATCACCTGCATCGTCGGCCCAGTTGAGCTCGGAAGCAACTTTGTCATAGTACGGGGCGTACCCCTACATACATGAATGATACATATGAGGACTTGGTGCTGTGCACAATGAATAAGCCTCAGTTTTAAATTAGTGCATGCTTTCTAGTCTAGCAGGTACCTCAAGCTTCTCCATGAGCTCCTGTGCACTGGGAGCTTGGACGAAGATGTGATGAGCGCTGGGGCTGATGAAGCCTTCCTCCACGGCATGGTCAATGAACACCAGCAGTGAGTTGTAGTAGCCATCAATGTTCAGCAAGCCAACCTAATGTGTGAGCTAATCGATCAAATCAGGCCAATTGGATACTAAATATAGAATGCATCAGTTCAGATGTATAGGAGCTAGCATACTGATTACAATATATTTTACCGGCTTATGATGGATGCCTAACTGTGCCCATGTGATTACTTGGAACAGCTCCTCCAGAGTTCCGTATCCTCCTGGATCATATCTCATTCATATATCAGTTCCATATACTATACTGATTTTGTAAAACATATCTGATTTGCTAACTTTTTATGCTGCAATATACAATCTCCTTTCTGAAATACATGGCG containing:
- the LOC117859723 gene encoding probable cytokinin riboside 5'-monophosphate phosphoribohydrolase LOGL10 — translated: MRKMMQPSRFKKICVFCGSSQGKKTSYHDAAVDLAEELVSRNIDLVYGGGSLGLMGLISHAVHRGGRHVVGVVPRALMTTPEIIGETVGEVKVVEDMHQRKAEMASQSDAFIALPGGYGTLEELFQVITWAQLGIHHKPVGLLNIDGYYNSLLVFIDHAVEEGFISPSAHHIFVQAPSAQELMEKLEGYAPYYDKVASELNWADDAGDGFGISVSSYDTDQILQPWEKPLLSPVKEAPSMMDK